A genomic window from Vicinamibacteria bacterium includes:
- a CDS encoding HU family DNA-binding protein, with amino-acid sequence MIKVDIINEVSATANITKVKAEQAVEAVLDAMKNSMKRGERIELRGFGVFQVKPRKRGIGRNPRTGMEVRIPPGRTIRFKPGKDLQNIP; translated from the coding sequence ATGATAAAGGTGGACATCATCAACGAGGTGTCCGCTACCGCGAACATCACCAAGGTGAAAGCGGAACAAGCCGTGGAAGCCGTGCTCGACGCGATGAAGAACTCGATGAAGCGAGGCGAGCGGATCGAGCTGCGCGGTTTCGGTGTCTTTCAGGTGAAACCGAGAAAGCGGGGTATCGGTCGCAATCCGAGAACGGGCATGGAAGTTCGCATCCCGCCCGGTCGCACGATCCGCTTCAAGCCGGGAAAAGACCTCCAGAACATTCCTTAG